The Camelina sativa cultivar DH55 unplaced genomic scaffold, Cs unpScaffold00856, whole genome shotgun sequence genome includes the window TCCTTGAGGCCTACTCATATTGCGAAACGGCCAAGGAACTTTGGGAAGCGCTTAAGAGCGTTTATGGGAATGCCTCTAACTTGACCCGAGTCTTTGAGGTCAAGAGAGCCATCAACAGCCTGAGCCAAGATGACTTAGAGTTTACTAAGCATCTTGGTAAGTATAGAGCCCTTTGGTCGGAGCTTGAGGCCTTACGGCCAAGCTCTCTAGATCCGACGGTCCTTAATGAGAGAAAAGAGCAGGACAAGGTGTTTGGCCTCCTACTCACGCTCAACCCAGCCTTTAACGACCTCATGAAGCACATCCTAAGAGGAGACAAGCTACCCAGCTTTGAAGAAGTGTGTTCTCaagttcaaaaggaacaaggcTCACTCGATCTCTTTAGCGGTAAGGGGGAGCTAGTCACGGCCAACAAAGGTGTGTACAAGCAGGAAGATAGGAAGGTCTGGGTGTGTGATCATTGCAAGAAGAGAGGCCATATGAAGGACAAATGCTGGATCCTTCACCCTCATCTCAAGCCAGCAAAGTTCAAAGCGAATCTCTCTAAGGAAGCGGTAGGTGAAAAAGGGGCCGGTTCGTCGAGACAAGGAGAGGAGGTGGCCATGACTGCATCCTATGGAGAGGTGGTAAGGAAGTCTGACATAGAGGCCCTCATTCGCTCCATTGCTTCACTCAAGGAGTCTGGTATCTCCTTCTTTACCTCTAAGCCTAGTAAATCACTTGTTATTGACTCGGGTGCCTCTCACCACATGATTAGTAACCCTAGtctaattaacaatataaaaccgGCTTTAGGAaatgttattattgctaatggaGAACAAATACCAGTAAAAGGAATAGGAGACTTGAAACTATTTGATAAaacctcaaaagctttctttatgcctacctTCACCTCTAATCTTCTATCGGTTAAAAGGGCCACAAATGATTTGAATTGTTATGCAATCTTTGGTCCTAACagtgttcattttcaggatattgaaaCTGGAAAAGTTCTTGGAGAAGGGCAAGGGAgtggagatctctatgtcctagagaaaaccGATCCCAACTTATCTTCTTCTATTaactcttgttttgttgttaattcgAATATggtgtggcatgctaggctaggcCACCCACATTCTCGTGCTCTTGGGCTAATGTTTCctaatatttcttttgataactctaCTTGTGAGCCTTGTATCCTTggaaaacattgcaagtctatcTTTCCTAAATCAactactatttatgaaaattgcttTGATCTAGttcattcagatgtttggacatcACCATGTCTATCTAGGGacaataacaagtattttgtgacctttattgatgaaaaatcaaaatatacttgggtCACTTTGTTACCTTCTAAAGATAGAGTATTTGATGCCTTTGTcaattttcagaattatgtgactaatcatttcaatgctaaACTTAAGGTACTAAGGTCGGATAATGGTGGAGAATACACGAGTTGCAAGTTCAAAGAACATCTCTCTAAGCATGGCATTCTCCATCAAACTAGTTGTCCCTACACGccccaacaaaatggtgtggccgaGAGAAAGAACCGGCACCTCATGGAGGTTGCGCGGTCAATGATGTTCCATTCGAATGTTACCAAGAGATTTTGGGGTGATGCTGTGATGACAGCATGTTATTTGATCAACCGGACACCAACCAAAGTTCTTCATGACTTATccccatttgaggtattaaacaaatttaaaccatctcttgatcacttacgtgtctttggatgtgtttgttttgtgttagtaCCTGGAGAACAACGGAGTAAGCTGGACGCCAAGAGTACAAAATGCATGTTCATTGGCTACTCCACAACTCAAAAGGGGTACAAGTGTTACGACCCGGCCACAAGTCGGCTATATGTCTCTAGAGATGTTCGGTTCCTGGAAAATGTTGGCTACTACGACAAAAAGGATtggaacagtctcaaagacctCTCCACCTCACCTAGCGACCGAGCCTCCAGTCTAAGgttccttcttgatcatcttGGTAACCCGTCTCCACCGACGAGTACTGTGCGGCCAGCGCTAAGTCCAACACCTACCGAGGGTGGGTCTGACCAAGGGGACACACAAGACAATGTCTTAACCCAAGAGAATGTTTTTACCGAGGCTGGCCTGCCCGTGGCCGGTGTCCCTATTCCTGGCCCTACAACAGCCGTGTCTGCCCCAGCTGCGGCTCCTACAGAGGAACACGTCGAGGCGGTCACTACGGATGGTACTTCCATCGAGTTGCCCACCGTAGAGCCACCTCCTCCACCAGTCTTACGCCAGAGTACCCGACCTCAATCTGATCCCTCCACTTGGAAAAACAAGCATGTATACTACAACAGTCAAGCCGTCGCTCATCCCATGCAGTCCGTTTGTTCCCTTGAGCTGTTACCGGCCGACCACCAAGCGTTCTTCGGCCAAGTTGACGCCAATTGGGTCCCACAAACCTATGAAGATGCCAAGGATCATCAAGTATGGTTAGACGCGATCAAAGACGAAACAGGTGCCATGATCCGGAACCATACATGGGATGAATCGGACCTCCCTAAAGGCAAGAAGGCAGTAAGCTCTAAATGGGTGTTCACCATCAAGTATTTGAGCACTGGTGCCATTGAACGTCATAAAGCCCGGTTAGTGGCTCGTGGCTTCACCCAAACATATGGCGCGGACTACACGGACACGTTTGCACCGGTAGCCAAACTCCATACGGTTCGGGTTGTGCTGTCTCTTGCCGTCAACCTCTCATGGGACTTATGGCAGATGGACGTTAAAAATGCCTTCCTTCAAGGTGAACTCGATGAAGAAGTGTATATGACGCCTCCTCCTGGCCTTGAAGACTTAGTTGCTCCCGGAAAAGTCTTGAGGCTGCATAAAGCTATCTATGGTCTCAAGCAGTCTCCGCGTGCCTGGTATCATAAACTGAGCTCCACCCTCAAGACTCATGGTTTTCGGCGGTCGGAGGCTGACCACACTCTTTTCACGCGTCAAACCTCCCTTGGCCGGGTGGTGGTACTTATCTACGTTGACGACATCATCGTGACCGGTGATGATTCGGCTGGCATTCATGACACCAAAGAGTCTCTCAAGTCTGTGTTTGACATCAAGGACCTTGGTGAACTCAAATACTTCCTTGGTATTGAGATTTGTCGCTCACCGGAAGGTCTCTTTCTTTCCCAACGAAAGTATACTCTTGACTTGTTAGAGGAGACCGGCAAGCTTGGCGTGTCTCCGGCCTCTACGCCGCTTGATGAGGACTACcagctcaagcgaaagggggagagcatTCGGGCACAAGAGGGCCGACCGAACGAACCGATGGATGAGCCGTTCCCGGACGTCACGCGATACCGCCGGCTTGTAGGTAAGTTAATCTACCTTACCATTACACGACCTGACATATGttatgctgtgaatcaggttAGTCAACACATGAAGGCTCCAAGCAAATATCAATGGAGTCAGGTCGAGCGGATCCTAAGCTACCTCAAAGGCAGCCCGGgccaaggcatttggatgggcaAGAACGATAACACCGAGATTGTGGGCTATTGTGATGCGGACTACAATGGAGACACCTTAGATAGGAGGTCAACCACTGGATATTGCACCTTCGTAGGAGGAAACCTCGTGACTTGGaagtcaaagaagcaaaaagtggTATCATGTTCAAGTGCGGAGGCCGAGTATCGAGCAATGAGGAAGTTAACAAACGAATTAACTTGGTTAAAGGGGCTGCTCAAGGATCTTGGTATCGACTCACAACAACCTATCactatgcattgtgacaatgagGCTGCAATTCACATAGCCACCAACTCTGTCTTCCATGAGCGAACCAAGCACATTGAAAGTGATTGCCATAAAGTTCGGGAAAAGATTGAAGAGGGAGTGATACTACCTTGTCACACTCGAAGTCAAGATCAGTTGGCTGACATATTCACCAAGTCTGCAAGTTCTAAGGTTTGTGATTACATTCATAACAAACTTGGACTTGTAGACCTTACAAGACCTTGATCACACTCTCCTAATCCGTGGACagcacactctttttcccttggcttagttttgtcccatgaggttttctaagtcaaggtttttaatgaggtgctgcttcacgggttccaagcttagccattgcattcggctaagcttgagggggagtattgaccaAGAATAAGCCTAAGGCAACCGTGACTGTCCGTAAGGCAACCGTGACCGTCCGTACGCCTAAGCAATCAGGTCGAGTCATCTATGTGTGTGTGGATAATGAGGAGGCCTGCATGTCTTAGGCCCATGAGAAGGCTCTAGAATCTCNNNNNNNNNNNNNNNNNNNNNNNNNNNNNNNNNNNNNNNNNNNNNNNNNNNNNNNNNNNNACCGAAAGAACCGATGGATGAGCCGTTCCCGGACGTCACGCGTTACCACCGGCTTGTAGGTAAGTTAATCTACCTTACCATTACACGATCTGACATATGttatgctgtgaatcaggttAGTCAACACATGAAGGCTCCAAGCAAATATCAATGGAGTCAGGTCGAGAGGATCCTAAGCTACCTCAAAGGCAGCCCGGgccaaggcatttggatgggcaAGAACGATAACACCGAGATTGTGGGCTATTGTGATGCGGACTATAATGGAGACACCTTAGATAGGAGGTCAACCACTGGATATTGCACCTTCGTAGGAGGAAACCTAGTGACTTGGaagtcaaagaagcaaaaagtggTATCATGTTCAAGTGCGGAGGCCGAGTATCGAGCAATGAGGAAGTTGACAAACGAATTAACTTGGTTAAAGGGGCTGCTCAAGGATCTTGGTATCGACTCANNNNNNNNNNNNNNNNNNNNNNNNNNNNNNNNNNNNNNNNNNNNNNNNNNNNNNNNNNNNNNNNNNNNNNNNNNNNNNNNNNNNNNNNNNNNNNNNNNNNNNNNNNNNNNNNNNNNNNNNNNNNNNNNNNNNNNNNNNNNNNNNNNNNNNNNNNNNNNNNNNNNNNNNNNNNNNNNNNNNNNNNNNNNNNNNNNNNNNNNNNNNNNNNNNNNNNNNNNNNNNNNNNNNNNNNNNNNNNNNNNNNNNNNNNNNNNNNNNNNNNNNNNNNNNNNNNNNNNNNNNNNNNNNNNNNNNNNNNNNNNNNNNNNNNNNNNNNNNNNNNNNNNNNNNNNNNNNNNNNNNNNNNNNNNNNNNNNNNNNNNNNNNNNNNNNNNNNNNNNNNNNNNNNNNNNNNNNNNNNNNNNNNNNNNNNNNNNNNNNNNNNNNNNNNNNNNNNNNNNNNNNNNNNNNNNNNNNNNNNNNNNNNNNNNNNNNNNNNNNNNNNNNNNNNNNNNNNNNNNNNNNNNNNNNNNNNNNNNNNNNNNNNNNNNNNNNNNNNNNNNNNNNNNNNNNNNNNNNNNNNNNNNNNNNNNNNNNNNNNNNNNNNNNNNNNNNNNNNNNNNNNNNNNNNNNNNNNNNNNNNNNNNNNNNNNNNNNNNNNNNNNNNNNNNNNNNNNNNNNNNNNNNNNNNNNNNNNNNNNNNNNNNNNNNNNNNNNNNNNNNNNNNNNNNNNNNNNNNNNNNNNNNNNNNNNNNNNNNNNNNNaagagtaacatagctgtttattgcttcaaaacaatgtttctctcggttttagcctgttttctcggtttaagcctattttgggataaaacgggtttaagtgttatttaaacactccaaattcatcctgaactcttacaattagtcaattgcattgggttgtcacacattctggccctagaaacagtaacaaagcaatttactgcttcgaatcaatgttttctcggttttaccctgttttgggaaaaaatgggtaaacgtagtgtctaaacactccaaattcaatccaggctcttataattagtcaaatgcaatgtaTTGGTACATATTTTGAcactagaaagagtaacaaagttgtttactgcttcggaTCTATgatttctctcggtttaagcctgttttttggttttagacagttttgggataaaacgggtttaagtgttgtctaaacactccaaattcaacccaaactcttgtATTTGgtaaaatgcattgtattgttacatattttgaccctagaaagagtaacatatctgtttactgctttgaatctatgttttctctcggttttagcctgttttctcggtttaagcctattttgggataaaacgggtttaagtgttgtctaaacactccaaattcaacccaaactcttgtATTTGgtaaaatgcattgtattgttacatattttgaccctagaaagagtaacatatctgtttactgctttgaatctatgttttctctcggttttagcctgttttctcggtttaagcctattttgggataaaacgggtttaagtgttgtctaaacactccaaattcatcctgaactcttacaattagtcaattgcattgggttgtcacacagtattgaccctagaaacagtaacaaagcaatttactgcttcgaatcaatgttttcttggatttagcctgttttggaaaaaatgggtaaaagtggtgtcgaaacactccaaattcaacccaaactcttatatttggtaaaatgcattgtattgttacatattttgaccctagaaagagtaacatatctgtttactgctttgaatctatgttttctctcggttttagcctgttttcttggttttagcctgttttgggataaaacgggtttaagtgttgtctaaacactccaaattcaacccaaactcttataattagtcaaatgcattggattgttacatattttaaccctagaaagagtaacatagctgtttattgcttcaaaacaatgtttctctcggttttagcctgttttctcggtttaagcctattttgggataaaacgggtttaagtgttatttaaacactccaaattcatcctgaactcttacaattagtcaattgcattgggttgtcacacattctggccctagaaacagtaacaaagcaatttactgcttcgaatcaatgttttctcggttttaccctgttttgggaaaaaatgggtaaacgtagtgtttaaacactccaaattcaatccaGGCTCTtataataagtcaaatgcaATGTATTGGTACATATTTTGAcactagaaagagtaacatagttgtttactgcttcggatctatgttttctctcagtttaagcctgttttttcggttttagcctgtttcgggataaaacgggtttaagtgttgtctaaacactccaaattcaacccgaactcttatatttagtcaaatgcattggattgttacatatttcaaccctagaaagagtaacatagctgtttattgcttcaaatcattgtttctctcggttttagcctgttttctcggcttaagcctattttgggataaaacgagtttaagtgttgtttaagcactccaaattcatcccaaattcttataattagtcaaatgcattggattgttacatatttttacccagaaagagtaacatagttgttCACTGCTTgaatctatgttttctctcggtttcaGCTTGTTTTTTCGGccttagcctgttttgggataaaacgggtttaagtgttgtttaaaccccgaactcttataattagtcaaatgcattggattgttacacattttgacccaagaaacagtaacaaagcaatttactgcttcgaatcaatgttttctcggttttagcctgttttaggaaaaaataggtaaaagtggtgtctaaacactccaaattcaacacaaactcttataattagtcaaatgcattgtattgttacatattttgaccctagaaagagtaacatagttgtttTTTGCTTCGAATCTTGtatttctcttggttttagcctgttttcttggttttagcatgTTCAACACAAACTCTTatatttagtcaaatgcattgtattgttacatattttgaccctagaaagagtaacatagttgtttactgcttcgaatctaTGATATTGAACGTCACAAAGCTCGGTTAGTGGCCCGCGGGTTTACCCAAACATATGGAACAGACTACACGGACACCTTTGCTCTGGTTGCCAAACTCCACACAGTCCGGGTTGTCCTTTCTCTGGCCACGAACTTGTCATGGGAtctttggcaaatggatgtcaagaacgcctttcttcagggggagctgGAGGAGGAAGTGTACATGCGCCCTCCACCTGGCTTGGAAGATATTGTTGCACCCGGCAAGGTTCTCCGTCTTCGAAAGGCcatatatggtttaaaacagTCTCCACGTGCTTGGTACCACAAGCTGAGCTCAACTCTTATGCATCATGGTTTCACCCGCTCGGAGGCTGATCATACACTATTCACTCGTCGCACCGACAATGGCCGTGTGGTGGTTCTTATCTATTGTTGATGACATCATAGTCTCCGGTGATGATAAGGACGGTATACAAAACACTAAAGCTTTCCTTCACTCTACGTTTGATATTAAAGACCTTGGTGAGCTCAAATACTTTCTTGGTATTGAAATCTACCGCTCTTCGGAGGGTTTATTTCTTTCCCAACGAAAGTATGCTCTTGATCTTTTGAGTGAGACAGGAAAACTTGGTGTGAAACCGGCACCTACACCACTTGAAGAAGGATACCAGgccaagcgaaagggggagaatCAGCGCAAAACTGCACCAGAAGCTCCGCTTGACCCATTAGACGCACCATATGACAATGTGACACGATATAGGCGCCTTGTAGCTAAGTTGATTTATCTTACCATAACGAGACCTGATATATGTTATACTGTGAACCAGGTAAGCCAGTTCATGAAAGCGCCAACCAAATATCACTGGAGTATGGTGGAAAGAATCCTAGGCTATCTCAAAGGAAGCCGGGGccaaggcatatggatgggTAAGAACTCCAATACCGAAATTGTAGGCTATTGCGATGCAGACTATATCGGTGATACATTGGACAGACGCTCAACCATGGGGTACTGTACGTTCATTGGAGGCAACCTTGTTACATGGAAATacaagaagcaaaaggtggtatCATGTTCGAGTGCTGAAGCTGAGTATAGAGCCATGAGGAAGCTAACCAACGAGCTAACATGGCTTAAGGCATTTCTCAAGGATCTGGGTATCGAGTCAAAGAAGCCAATCATCATGCACTGCGACAATCAAGCGGCAATTCATATTGCAACTAATCCCGTctttcatgagagaaccaaacatATTGAAGTAGATTTCCACAAAGTTAGAGAGAAGATTCAAGAAGGTGTCACACTCCCATGTTACACCCCGAGTGAAGATCAACTGGCGGACATCTTCACCAAGGCTTCCTGTCCAAAAGTTTGTGAATATATTCCTACCAAACTTGGGCTGGTAGACCTCACACGCCCATGATTGACTTCCCTAACACATGGACATCACACTCTTTTCCCcttaacatagttttgtcccatgaggttttctatgttaaggtttttaacgaggcggTGCTTCATGTGTTCCAGGCTTAGTCATTTCAttcggctaagcttgagggggagtattgatcatgAATCACCTTGGGACTTGGTCATGTCCGTACGGTTGTCCGTACGGCCGTCCGTACGAGTATTCGATATGGCCGAGTTCTATCAATTCAtatggaagagagaagaggccTAGTCTTCTTAAGGCCCAAGAGAAGGATCCATAGTTCTTATTGTAGCCGTTAGGGGAAAAGAAGGAACATGATCACGGGTTGGCTTCGTCCTAGGAGACCATGACCGGTCGCTATCACCATTGGgatcttctctatctctctctctctgtctctatcACCTACTTGTCAATTCAAAAGTGTGTAGCCCTAGTTTGTTCTCCTATTTAAAGGTTGTAGCCGACATTGTAATAAACATACTAATGGGATATCATTCTCccattattctctttgttcttcactcATCAAACTCTCTTCACTCTTACAATTCTAGCTTTACTTCCGCTTAAACTAACAAGAAAGAGtgacatagctgtttactgcttcaaatcaatgtttctctccgttttagcctgttttctcggtttaagcctattttgggataaaatggatttaagtgttgtctaaacactccgaattcatcccaaactcttacaattagtcaaatgcattgggttgtcacacattctaaccctagaaacagtaacaaagcaatttactgcttcaaatcaatgttttctcggttttagcctgttttggaaaaaatgggtaaaagGGGAGtttaaacattccaaattcaatccaaactcttataattagtaaaatgcattgtattgttacatattttgaacttagaaagagtaacatatctGTTAACTTAGACgaatctatgttttctctcggttttagcctgttttcttggttttagcctattttgggataaaacgggtttaagtgttgtctaaacactccaaattcaacccaaccctttataattagtcaaatgcattggattgttgcatatttttatcctagaaagagtaacatagctgtttattgcttcaaatcaatgtttctctttgttttagcctgttttctcggtttaagcctattttgggataaaacgggtttaagtgttctctaaacactctgaattcatcctgaactcttacaattagtgaAACGCATTgggttgtcacacattctgaccctagaaacagtaataaagcaatttactgcttcgaatcaatgttttcttgg containing:
- the LOC109131619 gene encoding uncharacterized protein LOC109131619 translates to MAVWWFLSIVDDIIVSGDDKDGIQNTKAFLHSTFDIKDLGELKYFLGIEIYRSSEGLFLSQRKYALDLLSETGKLGVKPAPTPLEEGYQAKRKGENQRKTAPEAPLDPLDAPYDNVTRYRRLVAKLIYLTITRPDICYTVNQVSQFMKAPTKYHWSMVERILGYLKGSRGQGIWMGKNSNTEIVGYCDADYIGDTLDRRSTMGYCTFIGGNLVTWKYKKQKVVSCSSAEAEYRAMRKLTNELTWLKAFLKDLGIESKKPIIMHCDNQAAIHIATNPVFHERTKHIEVDFHKVREKIQEGVTLPCYTPSEDQLADIFTKASCPKVCEYIPTKLGLVDLTRP